The following is a genomic window from Nicotiana tabacum cultivar K326 chromosome 3, ASM71507v2, whole genome shotgun sequence.
GTTGAGCCTCTTCGAAGAGGGTGGATGCATCGTTAAGGTCGGCGGTATCATCAACCCCAGCAAAGCAACTCAGAAAGAGATCTTCCTCGAGGACCTAGCTCGGATCGGGCATGCGCAGAGCGTTAGCTTCTTCTTGCCTCTTCGGAATAAGTTGGCAAGGAACGGGAGTGACCTGTTGTCATGGCCCCGAGCTCTTCACTCGGGGCATTCTCATTAGCTTCGAGAGCTTCTGCACTCGCCCCCTCCGATATATTTGTTGAAGGCGGAGGAACGATCTCAACCTCCAGGGACGCGGGGGCCTTTCCCGAGTCTTTCTTTAGATTTTCCTCACCTCGGGATGAGGTCTCTAGTCCCGAGGGCTTGCCGATCTCGATTGGTTTCCTGGTTTGAGGCACTAGAACCGACACTTCACCATCATTTTCTTCATCATCCAGGGAATCGCGGGCCGAATCTGCGTCCACATGAGCAAATGTCTTTCGCATCCTTCGAGCAGGGGCTTTCTTATCTTGATGGTCCTCGGGCTTCGAAACCCTCTTTCTTTTGTTGTCTTTCCTCGATTTTGGGATCAGGGACTTGGTCTCTTCCTTGGACGGGGCTGGCTTTATTTTAGAGATATCTCCTATGCCTGCACAAATAAGCTTGAGTTAGAAGGCATCACTAATAggaaaaaatatatcaaaatctgGAAGGAAAACTTACCATGATGTTTGGCCTCCCATTTGCCCCACGACAAGTCACGCCATTTGCGCTCATCATACAAGGAGGTCGCGGCCAACTTCCTGACCCAGTCCTCGAGGTTAGGGATTACATGTGGCATCCAACCATCAGCTGCATGAAAGGATGAAGGCATCACACAATACGAGAACAAAACACAAGGGAATAccgaaaaaagaattttttacttACATCGGAAGTTCCATCTCTCAAGAAATGACATTTTTTCCTCGGGAATGATgtccgaggtcttcactcggATGAATCGACTCATCCAGCCTCGGTTTTTGGTCTCATCATTACTGGCAAAAAAAAGCTTTCTTGGGCCAACGTTGGAGCTTGATCAGTCCGCGGAAAAGCTGAGGCCGATACAATCTGATGAGGTGCTGGAAGGTAAACTCCAGCCCCTCGGCCTTGCTAGAAAAATAGCACATTATAATCACGATGCACCAAAAGTAAGGGTGGATCTATCTTAGGGTGACCTCATACCTTTTACAGAAATCAATCACCACTAGATCGAGGGAGTctagtgtgaaggggtaagtgtaaacacttaaaaacccctccacatgagtTGTGATGCTCTCATCGGGAGCTGGGATCTGTATGGTCACCTCGTCCCCCCATCCATATTCCTTCCTCACAACCTCGAGATGCTTCTCCTTTATAGAACAAATGTATCTCGATGCATGTTCACGTTGGCCATGTACTGCAGGTGGGTTCTCGACATCGAAGTCCTTCTTTAAAACGCAGGTGACTAGAACAATCTCATGGAGGGTCGGTGCTTTATCGCCGGCCGATCGGGAAGTGGAAGAAGGTGATGTTTTTTCCTTTTGAGGGGCCATTTTAGAAGTTTTATCCATGATTTAGAATTACAAAAGACGGCGGGGCCTGGTTGTTTTCGGCACTAAGAAGACGGTAGAAGCAGATAATAAAAGGGAACAACTCAAGAGAGAGAAGTATAGATGAGGTTCAGAGATGTTTGAAAATTGAAGTAAATCTTCCTCAAAGGTAAGACCTTATATTTATAGATGGGCGGCGACGGTTCAACGACACTAGTAGCCGACTAATACTAGCGTGCATTTAATATTTTGGGGAAGCGAACCGACGGGACGTTTCAATCACTTCGAGCGCCTACGTCACGGGAATGACATCATCATTATAGACTCCGGAGGATCGGGgttcaaatcgtttcttatcatcttattctaagaaacgcggagactatctatatacggtcaaaatcgtatGTCTCCGATTTATAGGCTCGAGGGTCCGTCCTAGGTCCAAGCCCGGGCAGGGTCGAGTTCGAGACCGGTGGACCAGACTCGAGCTCGAAGATAGAGTGCAATGCCTTGGCCCCCGAAATAGTACCGTTATGGATTTGTACCAGAATGAgctagattcctgccacgtccccaaAGTTATGGCGCAAATCCCGGAATAGGGTTGTACGATtctgtactaggcggttagacagctgtaccaagaatattccttactataaatagaaatattccttatttagggttcccctattatgTAAAGAGAACCTCAATTATTTGTAACATCATCCAATCATTGAGAAAAGAATATACTTTCTACTCTTTCGCTTACTGTTCATCAGAATATTCCTTAGCTTTACTGTTCTTACTCTACTTTTCTTGCTTAATTGTTTTTATTGTTCTAAGCCCACCTCGAGGTCACTAAGCTTGAGGTCACCGCTGTTGGGTAACACTGGTTTGATTCACTTACTTATtttatttctacttcatatttcttgattattactTTATATTGAACTAAAGTACATAtatttaaaaccacaaatcaaatttaattgttactcgtattttccaGGTATACAAGTAATTTCTTTAGTATTTTATAGTGTTGTAGGCTGGTCGTCATTTTTTCACAAATCCAAGAGATCATGACTCATGAGTAAAAACTTGCACCATGATAAGGCTCAAGATGCGgagaaaataatatcattattTAAACATAGTATTCGAGCATCAAAAAAATCCTTGAGACTAGCGCACATTAAAAAGGTAAAAACTTTGTGAAGATTAAGATCTGTCAGTGAAATCAGTACTTCACTTAAAATAcaccttcaaatcaatattttAGTAAATATTTACTTGACATTCACATAAATACTCATGGTCAGAATTAGTATTGTTTCTCCGTTGATTGGTGAGTCAAATGAGACAGAAAAGCTTCCTATTGAAAATGTGGGATTCCTTGCACAAATTCATTTGTCCACAACTGATAGGTTAGCTGCTAAAGGGGTTTGGACACTTTAACCCCAAAGTACGACTACCGATAGGAGATTGCAAATCCCTccattttaaaaagagaaaaaagaaaaacaaaaacaagaagacCGAGTCAGGGTAAATCATGATGATCACACACCCACGTTGCAGTGTTCTCCAAATATATTTTTGCTGGGTTTAGGAAATGCATGCATATTAATTAAAGATGGGTAAGTGATAGCCGTTCATTTAACGAAACATAAAACGTATTATTGGTTCGGTATAACACTGAGTGTGAGTAAATCTTTTCATAAAGTGCGATCCTGTTATTTCTTTCCTATGTTGTGCCAAACACTTAGTATATCATTAAACATTGAAAATCTAGGGACGTGATTTGAGGATCTTCAAGTCTCTGTTAACACAAAAAGGTTTTTTTAAGCACGATTGAGTCATCAAATAGCAGACTTGATTAAATAATTCCATGCTTCTGGAGCACTAATTGATTGTTTAACTAATACATTAAACTATtactatatatttatatgtacAATCAAATTTTAAGCAAATGAAATGGTCTATGGATAGAAGACATGGAAGCACCTAATACGATGAACTTATAAGTTGGCATTTAGAGTCCAATTGAAATCACAGCTGCAGCATATATCTGTAgctaatttttacaaatttaaacAAGGCTGAATCCATGGAAGAACAGTTGCTGGAAAATGGAGAGAACAACAGATGGATAATAACAAGGGAATGGGATACTTATTATGAAGAACTGAAGAAGTTGACTCGTATAGCAGCACCAATGGTGGCAGTTTCTGTATTGCAGTATCTGTTGCAAGTTGTATCGGTGATGATGGTGGGACATCTTGACCAGATCATTTCCCTGTCAACTGTTGCTATTGCTACTTCTATAACCAATGTTACCGGTTTCTCTCTTCTTGTAAGTCCTCTTTCATTCGGATTGTCAAATCTCTTGGCTCACCAGTTACAGTTTGCTCTTCTGTTTCTTGATTTATCAAACTGATTTCTAGACTATTTGTCCAGTTTCATGAACCTAATCAATGTCATTTACTAATTTTCGATTTCAACCTAACACATGGTCATCAAATCAGTAATCTCCTAAACTTCCTAATTGGTCATGATACAAGAACAATAACAACTAAGTCTTAATCCCGAGTAAGTTAGGATTTTACTGAATCTCTTACAGGATTAGAGACTCCCGGAAAACATAAGACTTAAAGTAAATGTACTTATATGAGTAACGGATATTCCTAACTAATTGgtatcacatatatatatatatatttctttcatTGTGCTATATTTTTTGCTAAATTTGCATGTATCCTCAAGAAATTGTAGATCTTCTAAGACAACTTTCATCCATGTGATTTAAGATCTAGCTTATTCCTTTAGCATCTTCACTCGCGGTTAGGGCTGCGTATAAtatggtaaataccgaattaacGTACTGAAACtgaaaatattgatatttggtttaagtttttaaataaattggtattaggtatgatatttgatattttaaaaaacaATACCGAaagtaccgaaatatatattaagTTACACAATATACATATTATTGATTATAACATACTCAGTTACACAATACTCTTCGTTGGCATTCATGTTGAGGTTGACCTTCCTTGTTTTTTTGTActaagttcaacaattaaatctaagcaagtaacaagacatttctaatgatcaaatttaaTCGTTATGTATCTTtttgctctctatgtgttgacaCTTGCTAGTGTTGGACAAAGATTTTGTCAACAGTCATGTGAACGTAGAACGTTTTCATATTTGTGAGTATtttaattatgaaaatattacAGTCTACGGCTCTATGCATTAGTTAATATTCAAGCCGAACAAAGCAAAGTTACTATACCGAATAAAATGAAATTGAAAGGAGAAAACCCGAACCATACCATATTTGATTAGGTATATTATTGGTATACCATTTTAAAaaatcgaataccgaaaataccaaACTGAAATAACTAAATAACGTACCGTACCAATTGATGAACAACCCTACTCATTGTAGTTTCACACCTATTGATGGATTCTTTTGGCGGTTGACATGGAATATGACCGAACCTTCTCAAACGATCTTCTACCATTTTATCCTCAATGTAAATTACTAGTAATTTATTGGTCATGACTCATGAAATGTTGTAGTAAATTCTTATGCTGTTTGAGGGGTTGAATCTGCAAATATGTTAGTCAGGGTTGGTTGGAGGCTTGGAGACTCTGTGTGGGCAAGCTTACGGAGCACAAGAATGGCAAAAAGTCGGTACTTATACTTACAGTGCAGTAATATCTTTACTTCTTGTGTGCCTACCAATCAGTATCATGTGGCTTTTCATGGACAAGCTGCTTATTTTAATGGGACAAGACCCTGTAATTTCAGTTGAAGCTTCAAAGTGCTCTATGTGGCTTATCCCTGCACTCTTTGGTGGTGCAATTCTTAGGCCCATATTCAGATATTTGCAGATTCAGAGTTTGATTCTCCCAATGCTCCTCAGTGCCTTTGTGGTTTTATGTCTCCACATATCTCTGTGCTATCTTTTCATATTTAAGTTGGGAGTAGGAAAATCAGGTGCAGCTATAGCCTTTAGTTTTTCTATCTGGACTTTTGTAGCATTGCTTGTGTCTTACATCAAACGATCGAGCTCTTGTGAGAGGACTCGAACTCCTCTGAATAAAGATGCTTTCCTTGCTATTCGGAAATTCTTCCGCTATGCAACTCCATCTGCTTTAATGGTTTGGTAAGTAATAGTACTGCTTTTGCTATGGAAGAATCTTAAGTAGTCTTTATCACATTTGTTGATTACTTTTAACTGTTGTTGTGGCAATGGCAATTATCATAGCCTCAAATGGTGGTCACTTGAGGTGCTTATTTTGCTATCTGGCCTTTTACCAAATCCAAAACTTGAAACTTCAGTACTATCAATATGGTACGTGTGCACCATTTCATTATAACCTCTATTATGATAGATTCCTAGTTTATAATAGTACTCATCCCTCATATTTTCTGCAATCAGCTTAACGATATCAGCATTGCATTTTTCTATACCATTTGGATTGGGAGCTGGCGCGAGGTCAGTTCAATATTCATGCCTTTGGTAAAACTTTAAAAACATCACATATGTGCATCAATGCCATATCTTTGTAACAAAAATTTCTGGCTATAGCACGAGGGTGTCGAATGAATTGGGATCTGGGAATCCTCAGAAGGCTCTAGTGGCAGTTAGAGTTGCAATGTCTCTTGCAGTTGCAGAGACAGTAGTGGTGAGCACAGTAACATTCTTGTGCCGCGGAGTTCTGGGTAAAGCCTATAGCAATGATCAGCAAGTGGTGGATTATGTTGCTGCAATTACCCCTTTCCTCTGTCTATCAATCGTCACAGATAGCTTACAAGCAGTCATCTCTGGCAAGTCTTCTAATACATCTTTCAATAATCgttaagtaggcgtttggacaatATTTAGTACAAGTTTGAAAAAAGAGTATTTGAAGTCGAAGTTGGAAAAAAGGTATCCTTATAACGAAATATTACTCCATATGTTATTGTGGTATGATTTGGCTATGTTGGAAATAAACAGGAATAGCAAGGGGAAGTGGATGGCAGATTATTGGGGCATATGTGAATCTTGGAGCATTCTATTTGGTTGGAATCCCAGTTGCTGCCATATTGTGTTTTCTTATACATTTGAGAGCAAAAGGCCTTTGGATTGGACTTTTGGTTGGTTCTGCAATACAAGCAGCTACTCTTTCCTTCATACTAGGTTTCATTGATTGGCAAAAGCAGGTCCAATTTTTTTTCATCCTTAGACTTATTTAATTACTTAGCCTGATTATCTCTTGTTTTAACTATTGTGATGAAATTTTGCAGGCGATAAAGGCTAAGAAGAGGATATCAGAAAGGATATCATCAGAAGAGAATGAATAGAGGAGGCTAATTCAAAAGAAGACAGAGAAATATAGAGGGTCACATTGGCCTAAAATTAATGCTCACTTGGTTGACAACACGTTGAGGTTCTATTTATTGCTATTGGCTACAAAATCAAATCTGATTAGCTGCAAATCCTATACTTTATATACTAGTCATTGGGTTGTACCCTTGTCTATTATTATATGAAATATACATACACAAtatatttctctttatttttgtcattttagaatTTATGAGATGAGTTAATACTTTTGACTTGCTTATTTCATCTTAGTTTTCATTGATCTCTTCAAGAATGTGTGTTGCATATACATAAGCATGTTAAAACTTTCTTTGAGAAAGGAGGGGGAAAAAGACAAATGCAATGAAGATAAGATGAAGAAATCTAAGGTTTATATAACTGATTTTGCTAAAATTAACATCTGGATATAAACATAGTAAACTAGAATATTCTTATTTTTTGTTGCCTGTTTTTATCacttatttaaaattaaattaatttgatCAATTAAAAACATTACTTTTAAATCAATAATAGGTACCATTTTCAGAGGGTTAATCTGCTATAGTTTGCAAGAGAGATCCTGTATGCGGTGAGGAGCTAAAAATACTTATAAGGAGATTCAGAAATCATACATACATCTCTTATATCAATGGAATTCAGACTTTTATATATGTACAAAAAAATTGTCTCTTATTTGCAAGTATAACTTTTCGATGAAGGAGATTCAATGAATCTATTTGATTACATGTGGCTCCGCATTGcctataagaaagaaaaaaaggagaatcTTATTTGTTTCAACGATGAACTCTATATAGTAGATGCTAAACTTACCATTTGTCAAAAATATTGAAATACCGTGGATAAAATGCTAAAGAAGTGCAGTAATAAATAAAACATAGATGAATGAAAAGCCAGATTATTAATGAACAATCAATGTGCAGAATGGTCAATCATAAACTTAATTTTGATACAGAacttaagagaaaaaaatatatcCAACTGGGTGATTTATGTTTAGATATACTATAGCACCTAACTTTGGTGGTGGTGTAGAGCTGTCAAAATTAATGGTTCATCCACATTAAGGATATGCTGGTCCTCagttagtgaaaaatgaaaattaaactTCCTAGAAGTGAAAATATTATGATGAATCAATGTCGAACTCATAGCGCATATTGCTTCCAGTTGTCTCTCTTGTATTATTGGCTTTTCTTCactctatatatattttgtaGACAGCGGCGCACAACTTCGATTTTTCACAAGTGGTGTCACGATTTTAAACAGTAAACAAATAATAACTTACCATAACAACATCGTATTAAAAAATATAGTtaaaatctgtcacgacccattttctgaacaagccgggaccggcactcgatcactaaacatggccgagcgaaccatctctgcttatcaaatctattataactccaaactttatatgcaacaagcaatactctaaccaaatacttttgattaatttatacatttaaataaatcaactccaaaactttattcatagtaaccaatgaaatactgctaagttattatcaaaaacatctgaatcttaatccaacgactatgtctatgaagcctctactgataaactgacgcactgctcaggacatgcgatttcctggccagttctctaagtaacaaagaaataactaaataaagatgactctaaggaatactccacgtacaaaagcggagctcaccaatagcactggaagagaaggaagtcctaactcgtagcctgctcgcctgcaaatccggctcctacgttgtaccgcagaccaacgtaggttcccaaaaaagaacgtcagtaccatccattgtactcaatGAGTCTCAATAATAAGGGgcgaaactttaataacatatacattatgaGCAAATGTTCTAAATgtatgtaaaacataaagcttataagaataattctaaataattgcTGCAATTACCCCTTTCCTATGTCTATCAATCGTCACAGATAACTTACAAGCAGTCATCTCTGGCAAGTCTTCTAATATATCTTTCAATAATCgttaagtaggcgtttggacaatATTTAGTacaagtttgaaaaaaaaaatatttgaagtcaAGTTGGAAAAAAGGTATCCTTATAGCGAAATATTACTCCATATGTTATTGTGGTATGATTTTTTGGCCATGTTGGAAATAAACAGGAACAGCAAGGGGAAGTGGATGGCAGATTATTGGGGCATATgtgtgtgagcacctaatttttgccttaCATgaaaataattcctaaaaatagaccaaaaatactttttattgatttttaggagtttttctttatttagttgcattttatgtatttttaatatttttaaaaatcatagaaaatcaTAAAGAATTATCATGTTTTAACTCCATGCCATCTTAGGTTCAATTtgcatgtaggaattaattttattaagtaaaaatcacaaaaatggttattttttacatatttagattttagtctttaaaattagtatttttctttagttttaagttaattagttgttttaatgttaaaaataaataaagaattttattttctacaaaaatagattaatttaggattttaattaattaaaggaagaaaaagaaaacaaaagaaaaggctgGTTTTTTGATACTGGGCTACCCCAAAGAGCAAATGCAAATGGCCCAAATGTGATTCTTTTACCCAAAGGTTTTTAATTGTACATTAATTGTACCTTATATCACTCCTACATTTATGGTACCGTATATTCCTCCAAAtcccccttccccccccccccccacgtttCTCTTTCCCAATCTCACACCCTCACCCACGTATCACCACACACCCAGAAACCAGAAAAACAATTGAAACCCTCTGCTAAATCCAGAAAAACAATTGAAACCCTCTACCATTAACATCCAAAATCAAGGTTTTTTCTTCTACAACCAGTCAAAAttgaagtcaaatcttcaaagtttcatACACAACAATAACTTTTGATGGTTATGATTTCGGGTTCCTTCAGTAATAtaagaggaaaggaaaagagagcagcaattccaccattgacaaccattaaaaagctttgaagctttgaattcaaatttgggatttcaaaaatcattatttgtttggattgggtgttgttgtaaataattgggaatatgatttggagtttatatctcaattttgaggggttttgatgaagattagacttggttttggctgaatttcagattgaaattcgaagaagaagaagaagaagatgtatattgcagaaattgtagataaattgaagaaaaattgtagactgttgtttatttatttttcttgaagaaaaattgcagaaatatttttttggattccaTATTTAGCATAGCAGTTTCGTACGGAGTAACAAGAGCATATAGGAGAATCACAGAATTGTAGCATAATCAGGATTTTCGATATAATtgcattttttgcagaagatttgtagaagttttagtcgttttttatttatgaaaacagaaaataaagcatctacaataAGAATACAAATAATTTACAATTTATCgataaaatatctacaaactaggtacattgaattttaatatcccaatttccattcaattatagcataattgggattttcgacataattgcgttttttgcagaagatttgtaaaagctttagtcgtttttgatttgtgaaaacataaaacaaagcatctacaatcagaatacaaataatctataatttatttacaaaatatctacaaactgggtacattgaattttaatatcccaattctcattcaattgtagcataattgggatttttgacataattgcattttttcagaagatttgtagaagttttagtcatttttttatttgtaaaaatagaaaatacaacatctacaatcagaatacaaataatctataatttatctacaaaatgggtacattgaattttaatatcccaattcccatttaattgttgcataattgagatttttgacataattgccttttttcagaagatttgtagaagttttagtcatttttttatttgtgaaaacagaaaataaagcatctacaatcagaatacaaataatctacaatttatccccaaaatatctacaaactgggtacatatttggactcgaAATGCTTCCCTTGAAATGTATGTTTCACATTTTTGAtacatatttttgtccaaaatagtACTAAATCatccacttaaatacaatttttatataatgttgttcaactttcatacaataggtaaatgaataaaagaaaaataaataaacaactgtctacaatttcttttacaatttttctacaa
Proteins encoded in this region:
- the LOC107796984 gene encoding protein DETOXIFICATION 2-like, with the protein product MEEQLLENGENNRWIITREWDTYYEELKKLTRIAAPMVAVSVLQYLLQVVSVMMVGHLDQIISLSTVAIATSITNVTGFSLLSGLVGGLETLCGQAYGAQEWQKVGTYTYSAVISLLLVCLPISIMWLFMDKLLILMGQDPVISVEASKCSMWLIPALFGGAILRPIFRYLQIQSLILPMLLSAFVVLCLHISLCYLFIFKLGVGKSGAAIAFSFSIWTFVALLVSYIKRSSSCERTRTPLNKDAFLAIRKFFRYATPSALMVCLKWWSLEVLILLSGLLPNPKLETSVLSICLTISALHFSIPFGLGAGASTRVSNELGSGNPQKALVAVRVAMSLAVAETVVVSTVTFLCRGVLGKAYSNDQQVVDYVAAITPFLCLSIVTDSLQAVISGIARGSGWQIIGAYVNLGAFYLVGIPVAAILCFLIHLRAKGLWIGLLVGSAIQAATLSFILGFIDWQKQAIKAKKRISERISSEENE